A segment of the Arachis hypogaea cultivar Tifrunner chromosome 5, arahy.Tifrunner.gnm2.J5K5, whole genome shotgun sequence genome:
TTAAAGCACCTCAAAAGCCTCTTGTAGTTCCTGACAGTTTGCTCCTCTGGCAGACAGAATAAAATAGTGTCATCAGCAAATTGTAGGTGTGATAGCTCTATCTTATCCCTACCGACGAATAGAGGAGATATCCGACTGTTTCTAACCGCCTCCCCAATCATTCTGTTCAGGACATCTATCACTAGGACAAACAAAAACGGTGATAGCGGGTCTCCTTGACGTATCCCCCTTTCCATTTTGAAAGGTTTCGACGGTGatccattaattaaaatagatatagaTGCCGATGTAACATACTCCCTCACCCACGCCCTCCATGTTCTTCTGAAACCCATCTTCTCAAGTATATTGTCAACGAAGCACCATTTtactctgtcataagctttttgGAAGTCTAGTTTAATGATCGCTGAAGCCTTCTTCTTCAGTTTTAACCATTGCACAGTTTCACATGCTATTAAGCCTCCATCATGTATCTTTTTCCCTTTTACAAAAGTACTCTGTGATTCCCCCACTAGGCTTGGCATAACACCCCTCATTCTCTGTGTCAATATTTTAGAAATAACTTTATAGACACAGCCAACCATACTGATAGGTCTGAGGTCTTTAATCTCCTTTGCCCCAACGAATTTCGGAGCCAATGCTACCCAAGTGACATTAGCGCCTGTTGGCAATCTTGCAGTCTCAAAAAAGTTCATCACAGCTGCAGTGAATTCTGTGCCAATCTCATCCCAACATATTTGACCAGTTTATCAATGACTATCTTTTCTAGACTATAGCACAGTATTACCTTTCCCTCGGCAGCTGATTTCTCGCTCTGAATCCGCTCAAGCTCAGCTGATTTCTCTTTACAAATTTTCTCAGCCGCATTCCTGACTTCCTTTTCTTCTCTATAACGATTATCTACTTTCTAGTTTTAAATCTGAGAAAACTTAGGCCATTAGGCAAGAGGGGAAAAAATAGACTCTTCAGTTGGGATATTCAACCAAGAATTCTTATTCTCCCTTTGcaattctctcttctaaatcaGAAATTCTCTTGTTCAATTCCTCCGTCTTCTTCTTCAACTCGATCTCTGAGAAAAACATGACAAAGGAAATGTAAGTAGTATGTAGCCTTTTAGAAACAGCAGCCAAAGCAACAAAGTAGAAAATTGAAGCTTTCTTCAACATCAAATTGTTAGGAATTTGAAATCATTAGACATTTACACTAAAGAAAGGCATCCCTATTCACGGATAATACTCTACATCTTAGATGCCACAGTGTAAATAATAGTAGAATTCAAGGAAGTTATCATTCAACCACATATTTAACAAAACGAGTTGGGAAAACACTATAAAACTAAAACATCAACATAACAACCACCTAAGTACTTCagcaaaaaaataattatccAAATAAGATCTTTAGTGGGTATAACCTTACATAATAAGCTAAGTTCCCATGCCATTATTATTTGTGTATCTTATTCAGTACTATTCACTTAACATTTTATTGATGACAAAACATCTCTTAGCATTCACAAATCACAATTACCAAATTCATTGATGTCACTTTGCTTAAATTACTGCTTACTCCTTAGCTTTAGAGAACGCCATCAAAATGCACAAGATATGGGTATTTCGGTATTGTAGAGAGTAGGGAATCATAATATATTTGACTTGATGAATGACGATGACATAAATTTTTGGGGTGCTATGAGATATATAATGCACCACACGGCGTACAACATAAGTATTTGTGGTTGTGGATGGTAAAACTAAAACAAGACTAGAGGGTTAAGTAGATGTTTTTGTTGTATCTACAGTTAATTAATTAGGCTTAAGGCCGTAAGTCGTAAGGGAAAGCACTAGCAGTCAAGCAGTAGCAGCAAAGTAGGCTAATGGGCCGACAAGAGCGGCATTGATGTAAGTTGCAGGCTCGGAGTGGCTGTAATCACCGCGCTCATCGGGGAATCCGTCATTCTGGTTGGGACCTCCAACTATGGCTCCAAGGAGTATGTTAGGGTTTGGATTCATTGAATAGTAGAATGGTTGGAAGCCTCCATCACAACCTATTGCCTGCGGATGAGCTGATAGTGAAGGCAAGGAAGATCCTCTGTGGTGAATCCTCTTGGGATAGTATGGACCATACCCTACCATGTATGACATCTTCAATGGGTTCTCTCCTAATATGTAGTCTACCTGCCTTTTCGCAATACTCCTCAATGTATTTGGAGTCACCAGGACTCCCCCACCGCAGTTGAATGTGTGCTTTGTGGCCGCCATATACTTGGAGTATGTTGTAAGCAAGAATGTTATCGATGTCACGTACTGCAGGTTGCTATCAGGAAGCTTGTACATAAGTCCCCCTGCGCGTCAAttccttaattaattaattatattttcattttcaaattatatttatttcttaCTTTTACTTACCTTGTGTATATTGTGTGCTTGAAGACGGAGAGTTGGGCAAGATCTTGCACATGAAATTCTCTGCTTCTTGCTTATATTGTTCAAAGTTCTTATCACCGTTCACCAATGCTCTCTGCATTATAAACATAACCAGGCACCATTAccttctctctctatatatatatacacttttaGATGGTGCATTAGATTACTTTACCCTGGAAAGAAGGACATGTGCACCGGCATATTTGTTGTCCCAGCTGAAGATATCTGGTTGATCATCGGCTCCAAGGGACTTGACCAAATTATAGTAGTAAACAGCATTTGTTGCTCTGAAAAGCCACGCAGCTCCCCACAATAGCTCATCCTGAACAACCAACACAACAAAATGCTTATTAATGAATAAATTAGTGAATTATTCAAATGAATAATAACTGGTGTGTAGTGTTACCTTGAAACCAGAATAGGAGCAATAAAAAGGGCAAACTGCTGATCTAAGGGAACTACTATAAGAACCCTGATGCTGATATGCAAACTGGTAAACCTTCTGGGCATTCCTCAACAAGATGTTGGAGTATGTTGGGTCGACGGTTCGGAAGACAATGGAGGCAGCAGCAAGGGCAGCAGCAGTCTCAGCAGCCACATCAGAACCAGGGTTCTGAGGAGACACCCAATAAACAGTTCTAAGTGTGTCCATGTCCTCTGGCCTCTCCCAACACTTGTGGTCCACATTTGGGTCTCCAACACCAACATAGAGCCTCCCAGGTGTCGAAGTCGCGCACTTTAGAAGGTAGTCTGTGGCCCAACGAATTGCAGCCCTTGCTTCTTTGATTTCCGGACCCATCCTCTTCCCATATTCAAGTGTCCCCCATGATAGCATCGTTGTCGTGAATGCCATTGGAAAATTGAACTTCACATTGTCCCCTGCATCGTAGTACCCTCCACTTAAATCCACCTGCAAAACAAAATTTCATCTTCACTTTTCATTTTGCAATATATATTCTACCCCTCAAGTGGaaagctttaaaaataattaatcactgtatataaaaaaattaaaagaacacaTTATAATAAAAACCGAGATGAATTATGTaaacaaacataaaaaataaaaagaaggaacTATCAGAGAAGATGGTGATACAAAGGCTTCTTGTTTATGTTAATgattattgttttttgtttttaggaaAAGACATTATATACTACATAAgaagaatgattttttttttctatattagaaatattaatgagaagataataaaaataaataattaagtataAAATAATGTAAAGcaaaaaacatatttttctaaaatacaaTATCCCCTGTTTTGAATATGGGAAACTACGATAATGGGTCATACGAATTGACTGGTCAACAAGTTTAGGAAAAGTGGAAAGTGAAATGGACTAATGCATGCGAAGAGTAGAGCAGAGTAGGGTGAAGATGAAAGATAACAACAGGCACAGAGGCACGCATCGCGCAGTACAAAGCTCCAATTAGCAAAGGGGAAAGTGATGTTTCCAATCCAATGACAGTGCCAAGATTCAGGAGACCGTGactattcaattttttttgtttgactttTGTGTGCAGAAAAGAATCTTTCGTACTGTTTAAATCGAATCGCTCGGTATTAGGTAATGctctaaaataataaaactctCATGTCCAAAGCAATTGGAAAAGAAGTAAGTATTTAAGATGATTTCAGTATTGCAATGTCCTTTATTTGTTTCTGGATGCGTGTAGTCTCGTGAATAGTTAGGACTAACGTGGATTTATTTACTAACTAATAATGAATTAACGATATACTTAGCATTGTTGATGATGAAGAAGCTAGCAGTAAAACTAACGAgaagagtaaaagaaaaaaaaaacgttaagcaATGTAGATCATGATGAAAAAGTTGAATGGAAAAAAGGGAAAATAAGTAGAGTGAAAGTGATGAAGGAAGGAAGATGAACATACATTGGCTAAACGACCATCGAAGAGGGCAGAGTTGGACCTCCATTTGAGCTGCTGGTCGGGAGGGAGCCTTCCAGACCTCTGTCCTTGGAAGAAGAGCAATGATTTTGCCAACGCATCCCTGTAGTTCACTGGGTTGCATTCCGCCACCACTAACAACAACAATGTCAACACCCCAAACAAgcaattactactactacttgcCATGGACATTCTTTTttttctctgcctcacttgatgGAAATGAATTACAAGCTCCTCCCCCTTTTATAATACTACCTAACTTAACAAAGCTATCCAAGAGACTTAGCCCATACAATCACGTAGCGTAATTCAAGGCTTTTTGCTAGccccaaaaataaatatttatacacTTGCTTCGCCCTTCAATAGGGGTTTTGATAAACTTCAAAATGCCCCCTTTTCCGTCCATGCAAATTTCAAAATGCCCCATATACATTGGCTATGTGTTtatctcaatttttatttattattaatttaatcattttatcaattttttaacaagtatatcATTCTTTATGCCAAAACAGTAATATGACATGTGATTTCAatttataattttcttaaaaaaataatatatacacaCTAAAAAGTTATTCATCAAATTACttatcatatatttatacataaatatatatattatttaatttatttttaatatatattttatacaaataattattttaggTACTGATTTTTTATGTACCTAAAGTATAATTGATTTGTTAATCATTACTTTCGCATTTATTTACAGTTTTACACCAAATAAAACAACGCTTTCTAACCATCCCTTCGtatcttttgctaatttatgCATGACACAATTTTCTACAGAATATTTAGCGACCATTTTGCAAATTTAATATCTTTCAATGTCTAATAACACCGTCCATTTATTAATATGTGTTCTATTTgcgtatttaaaaatatttgtctcATCCATTATATCTAAATAGTCTTTGattcatttttagtttttaatcgacgattttattagttattaacttattattgcCGACTTGCTAACCAAACAGTCATAGCATTAGTAATAATTTGGTCTATTCACATAACTTTCTATTATTAAGAATTTTTGTTTATATCATCGGTATTTTGGGACAAATAATTTGAtatcagaaaatagaatgaaTATTTTcagttcattattttttattcttttccctTCTTTTGAGTATGTGAAACAAGAAAATTGCAAATCATCAGCAATTTTCTTCTTGTTGGCTCCCGTGCAAAATTTAGCAATtgcatataaattataaaaaatgatttaattttcaattttagtttgcACATAAATTACAAAAGAATAAGGATATGTATATTGTTACGGCAGGATTATCATTTTATTTCATCCAATGATCGTTATGATGTTCacgtcaaaaataaaataaaaccaaaatcaTTATGATGTTTGATAAAATCTTTGTTTGATGTATAAAAATAGTAGTAGTGGCCAGTGAGCACTCCATTGGCCAATCCAtttaggcttattttatttcataaagAGGGAAAAGACATGAAAATTCAAATGAATGAAGAATGGCCTAGTTAGAAAAAGACTATACAATATAGAATAATAATGTGACATGTTTAGTAGTATGATAATTGATTAGATCACACGAGATTGTAGGACCATTAGCATCAAGAATTTGGAAAACACACATGACATATTCCTCTGATTATGTTCCTCTTGTGATTGGCTTGTGTTCCGCCATGGAATCACATGTATCCTCAAATGGATCAAAACCAAACCTTTGTTTGGGAGCAGTTAGGACCGGACGAACTCATTCCTCAAAGACCAAAAGCGCAAAGTTACCAATATTCGCATTGGCTTATTATCTTTTGTCAACATTCACATGAAAAGAAGGGGCGTGAATGGTGCCATTTTACTAATATCATATGCTCCTCGAATTACGCTAAGCAAACGGCGCCCCATTGAGTTTACCATATAATCACATTTTCCCTATTTTCTTATTACTATTTAATTAAGGAAAATCTCTTGCTTTTTCAGTGTTTTTGCTTTCAAATGCTGTGCTGCTTTTCTTGCTATCTCCCAAATCCTGTCTACTTTCTACTTTCTTCCTATCCTTGAGCCAATACTTTGAATCTCCTCGTTGCGCGCTTCAAAATTGTCTATTTAGTTTAACTACTGTTTATGCTAACCAGCAGTTTTCATTTTAAATGCCCTCGTTAAATTTATcataaatagaaaagtaatataaaaaaaatctttagcTAATTTGTTAATTAATACGTGCTTGGTTAATACTAGCTATTATTATGAgaattagatgagtataaatcacaaaatcaactTGCCAAAAATTTGTTTAGATACTCTCTAATAATATATTAGAGTTGAGGGTAAATATACGATTATCATTGATCAATTTTATAAGATTGAACATTTATAGCGATCTACCAACAATCTTATAATAAATTATAGAGTAAGATCATAATAAAATTAAGTGAATTTGACTCCAACTTACAAAATTAGCTCATAAGTGATGAAATATTTAAATCTTTATTGTTCTATCTCTGATAAACTTTAACAAGTAtgataagaataaataaaaataattctagaAACTGGCGCTTGCAGATACCGGATATCATGTCTGCAGTACTAAGAAATTAAAAATCAATGTTGAAAACCGTTACTGACAGTTGAATATGCGAAACCTGCATGAATCATGCATCAAGAAAGGCTTTGTTGTTTGCTTGACTCTCTGCTCTACGCTAAGTCGCTAAGTGCGTCGCTAACCATTACCATTAGTTCTCTTTAGCCTTCAATCCAAAATAATTTAGTCAACTAATGCTGctgtatttactatttaatttacTCATTCCACATGAATAAAGTTTATTATAATATTTGGAAAGCAAATCAAGTTCACCATTTTTTTACAACTAActtatctaattaaaaaaaaaaaaataactaacttCTATGTTTGTTatccaataaaaaatatactactaCTATCGTTAACAATTATATACGAAGCCATC
Coding sequences within it:
- the LOC112803135 gene encoding endoglucanase 9, producing MSMASSSSNCLFGVLTLLLLVVAECNPVNYRDALAKSLLFFQGQRSGRLPPDQQLKWRSNSALFDGRLANVDLSGGYYDAGDNVKFNFPMAFTTTMLSWGTLEYGKRMGPEIKEARAAIRWATDYLLKCATSTPGRLYVGVGDPNVDHKCWERPEDMDTLRTVYWVSPQNPGSDVAAETAAALAAASIVFRTVDPTYSNILLRNAQKVYQFAYQHQGSYSSSLRSAVCPFYCSYSGFKDELLWGAAWLFRATNAVYYYNLVKSLGADDQPDIFSWDNKYAGAHVLLSRRALVNGDKNFEQYKQEAENFMCKILPNSPSSSTQYTQGGLMYKLPDSNLQYVTSITFLLTTYSKYMAATKHTFNCGGGVLVTPNTLRSIAKRQVDYILGENPLKMSYMVGYGPYYPKRIHHRGSSLPSLSAHPQAIGCDGGFQPFYYSMNPNPNILLGAIVGGPNQNDGFPDERGDYSHSEPATYINAALVGPLAYFAATA